In one Gossypium hirsutum isolate 1008001.06 chromosome D09, Gossypium_hirsutum_v2.1, whole genome shotgun sequence genomic region, the following are encoded:
- the LOC107892695 gene encoding uncharacterized protein, with product MSTQVDVSLPLPFPQRLRKNNHDKQYQQFLGTLKQLQINIPLVDALVQIMSYGKFMKDLLSKNKKLTNIETIALIEGCSVVLTNKLPPKLNDLGRFTIPCSIGNHYLGKALCDLGANINLMPLSSFRKLGIGHMKSTVVTLQLADQSLAQPEGKIKDVLVRLDKFVFPADFIILEYETDKEIPIILGRPFLATDRTLIHVYKCELTM from the coding sequence ATGTCAACACAAGTAGATGTATCTCTACCTTTACCTTTCCCACAAAGATTAAGGAAGAATAATCATGACAAGCAGTATCAACAGTTCCTAGGCACACTGAAGCAACTGCAGATCAACATTCCTTTAGTAGACGCTCTAGTACAAATTAtgagttatgggaaatttatgaaagacctctTGTCCAAGAATAAGAAGCTTACTAatattgaaactattgcactcataGAAGGTTGTagtgttgttttgacaaacaagTTGCCCCCTAAATTGAATGATCTTGGGAGATTTACCATTCCATGTTCAATTGGCAATCATTATTTAGGCAAAGCTTTATGCGACTTGGGAGCTAACATTAACCTAATGCCATTATCTTCTTTCAGAAAGCtgggaattggtcacatgaaatcTACTGTAGTGACATTACAACTAGCCGATCAATCCTTGGCTCAACctgaaggaaaaataaaagacgTCTTAGTTCGTCTGGATAAATTCGTTTTCCCGGCTGATTTCATCATACTAGAATATGAGACAGACAAGGAGATTCCCATAATAttgggacgaccatttttagccaccgaCCGAACTCTTATTCATGTTTATAAATGTGAACTAACCATGTGA